The sequence ATGAGATGAGACAACATATGGAAAGGTGATCGTCTCCCCTTCTTCTGAGAAGATGATTCGTCTTCCTAGATAAAGATATCATCTTTGTCTCAAAAGACTGCTGAAGGGAGAGAGAGATTGTCAAAAAGAGAGAAAGCGCCTAGAGACAGAGACCACAGGAGAAGGTGCCAGAGGAGTGgccaaagaataaaaaataaaccttatGAGGGAATGTTacattttaaaacttggttcaagaaaaaattattagtttttacggTTTAGGAAGGAAATAAAgatgcaattttatttttttaatattattaattaaatgacaatttgaccataaaaactaacatattttattaattttaatagtatttgagtttttgaaatttagtagATGTGAGTTTGAGAATAGACTAATCCTTGGAtagaaataaatcttttggccttattgataaaacaaattgTCTCTATTGCATGACATGTGGAACAATCAATTGAATTCATGATGtcaattataacattttatcatatgcttattcatacaaaataataaaacaattaatttattcatataattgatttgataacatgtgattaaattattttaaaataaaaaaaaaagtacataaTTATACTACACAATCACACATTATCTTGTCGCTATGTATACATAAACagtatttaattcattttaaagtGTAATATTACATGTGTTGTGTTGGCAACTTGGTATTTCTAATGGTGATTGGCTTAgtcattcaaaattaaactaaccCTACTCACTCTTTTGCCTGTATATCTCACAATTACAACAAAATATCTCACCATTTTAGcaaatatatcattatgatctctttaattatttactttctaattgtatttgattgatatttaattgattttccttatttatattttattagttttactaTAAATAAGCTCAGTTGTAAACACTTTTAATCAAGAATTACAGAAATATTGTCTCAATTCTATTTCTCTATGTAACATGGTCTCATTACGACAAAGTTTAACATCAGTGAATGTGCCCCCATCTGACGTTGCATGCACCACCATACGCACTCCAGAAGATCTTTTGTTGCCTTCCACATGCTACGCACACCTTCCTTTTTTATCAACTATTTGAGTAGTGAACTATTACGCTTTTGCACTGGATTGTCGCTCCACAAACTAGCTTGTGCCACATTTCAATTGCACCATAAACACATTGCATCTGATTCTCTCCCACGTTAGACCATTGACCACTTGCTTTTTTACTTTGACCGACTAGTtcaaagggttttttttttaattgattttctaCTATCCCTTTTGaatccattttttattgttagaaattttcaattttgccTTTATAAATTAGTTTCAAAGTTCATCATGTTATTTTGTCGTACATAGTGACAATCAACTTTAAGATGTGTCATGCATTCTTGGAAAACAACATTAGAAGCAATGTGGATGGTGAccttattatcataaaatggaTTAGTGGGTCGGGGGGAATTGGTTAACATATTTTTAAGCAAGTTAATGAGCTATACTATTTTTTTAGTAGTTTTTGCCAAGGCGCGATATTCAACTTcaagagatgaaaaagaaatcatattttgCTTCTTGGAGTGCCATGTCACTAGGGTGTCACCAAGGAATGTGACAAAACCGATGATTGATCGTCTTATTGTTAGACATGTGCTCTAGTTGACATCACAATAAACATGTATTATAAGCTTGTTTTTCTTAGGATAAAATAAACCTTGTATTGGTATTGAGCTGATAAAAGCAACTACATGTTTTTCTAGCTCCACATGAGGGTTTCAAGGGTCTTGCAAGAACTAACAGTGCAAGTGAACTTTATATGTTGGATTTAGCCTAGTTAAAGTGAGATAAGAGAGATCACCAACAATCTAATGACAAGTTAAAGTATCTTCTAATAAAATTCCTTCTTTAGTGAGAATACCATGTTATTGCAGAATGGGTATTTTAGTTACTTTAACATTCCTAAAACCAACTTCTTTGATAATGTCACAAATGTATATTTGTTGGTTGAGATAAATACCAAGACCAAATCACACTACTTCTAGCAAGAGCCTATGTTTGCATTCCACTACACCATTTCATTGAGACGTGTGGGCATGATGTTTGATGAATGATGTCATGGTTTGAGAGAAAACTATGAAATCCCTTTGTTAAGAATTATGTCACATTATCTAATCTCACACATTTgatctatttgttaaatttagttgtAACCATTTTAACAAAATGCTTTGGGGGACCAAACCTGTCTCCcttatttttcatcaaataaatcCAAATGCCTCATGAGTAACTATCAGTGATTGTAAGAAAATACATTGCTTCCAAATGAGCGCTAACATTATATGGACCCTAAGTATCTAAATGTATGAGTTTGAAAACATCTTTGGACTTATTATTGCCAACAAGAAAAACATGATGAGTTTATTTGGCTCTATGATAAACATCACATGGCTTTGTCTGAATTTGTGATACACCAAcattaaacacataattttattttcggGAAAGAAGCATAACCAGGTCTACGTTGTAGAATTTTTGGATCAACTTTGGACACATAATTTGCTCTTAGTTTTAAGTCGAAGTAGTAAAGGGCTCCACACAATTCACCTGCTCCAATCATCCTCTTGCTTGGAAGGACTTGGATTGAACAACCAATAAGTGTGAATACAATGTTGCAATTTAAATCTTGGACAAATTTACTAATGGAGATTAAGTTGCAATTAAAGTTGAATATATGTATGAGACATCCTTTAGCCATATATTATGACTTATTTCCACAACTCCAACTTTGTCCATGACTGCCTTTTCCCCATTTGGACGTGTCACAGGAATTCTAGCTGCTGTCCTTCAATCAGATCTAGAGATTGATGTCTGATACAATATGGTCAGATGATTCGTTATCTAAAATCCAACCGTTATAATTAGAGACGTTTTTAGAAGCATTACCAACGAAGTGCATCGTTAAAGTTTCTACTTCTTCTCCAAGTAGCTTCATCAATTTTTCACACTACCTGTGTGTTAGACCTCTTAAATTCATTGAGAAGAATTGTATTCTGTTTTGTTCCGTGACGACAACATTGATCATATACTTCCCTTCCCTTGTCTTATTTTTCCGGGTGGAAGGATAACCAATGATTTCAAAGCAATTCCCTTTCATGTGTCCAAGCTTCTTGCAATGATCACATTTTGGCTTCCTATTTTGCTCCTTCCCTTTATAGATATCAGAATTTATTTTGAAAGCAGCAACATCAACAACAGGTCGTGCCATGGTGATTTCTTCTGACGCCAAGAATGAGTATGCATTAGACAAGGAAGGCAAGGGACCTTTACATAGTAACTTTGATTTTACTACACCGTAAACCTCATTAAGTCCCACGAGGAATTAGTGTAGTCATTCCTCCTTTTCTTTTGCTGCAACACCACAAACACAACCTGTGCATCCATTTGTATGTGCTTTCGCAAATCCAACAAGTCGCTCCCAAATTCCTCTCATCTTTTCATAATAATGGGAAATTGTCATGTCTCTTTGGCAAACATTTGCAATTTCCCTATTGATATATTGAATACAAGGTTCACTTCTTTGAGAAAAgcattctttcaattctttccACATCCCGAGTGTTGTGTCATGATATGCAAGACTCTCATGTAGCAGCAGGTGGCTTTTTCAGTTTTTCATCCACAAACCCAATCTTTTGTTTGGATGCCAGTGCATTCATTATATACCTATGCAATGTTGGATAGTTTGACCGTTTCATAGGATGGGATACGACTTGATCCCCAGTTTGTCGACAATATTGAACATGTATTGAGGGGTCTTCTCTTTCTTGTTGGATCCTCCCATATTGGTTGTGATCTCGGTGGCCATTCTGTTTCAAGATCATGgctgctttgataccatataaaatttgaacaataaaatgttttatgtttattatgcTCTATTTTGTAATGTTCTTTGTACATGGTTTTACAAAAAAGTCTAAAACAATCACAATGGTAAGTTACAATAACAATGGAAACAATATAAAACTTATGGAAACTTGTTGATGCTAATATCATATGAGTCAGCAACAAATAAATTACTTCTTTATTTGAATCCTTGATTTTAGGAATATCCAAGATTCTTAATCTTTGATTTTGGGAATATCCAAAATTATTAATCCTTGATTTTGGGAATATCTATGATTATCAATGTAGGCACCATTGATATTAAGACTGTTAGCATTTTGATTGAGCCTAATGCTCATTGTTCAGCTACTGATGGTACTCTACTTAATGATTATATTCTTTAACGTTAACCAGTTGGTAGTCTTGTGTATCTTTATAGACTCATCCTGATATTGCTTATGCAGTTTATATTGTGAGTCTATTTATGTCTATTCCCAGTATTACTCACTATGATGTTGTTTTTTGCATCCTGGGCACATTGTTTCAAGACCTTCACTGCTCcgattctttctcttttaatttgacAACATATTATGATGTTGATTGAACTAGTAATTCTACGAACAAATGCTCCATTAttggtaattatttttttctcagtGATTCTCTTATATCTTGATTTAGTAAGAAGCAAACTATTGTTTCTTATTTCAATAATGAAGATAAGTATCATGTCTTTGCTGACATTACCTCTGAGCTTATAAGGTTACATTGGCTACTTCATGATATAGGTATTACTTATTCATATGTTACTCTAATTTACGATGAAAATCGTAATACCATCCAGATTGTTTACAATGATGCCTTTTATAAGCTCAGTAAACATATCAAGACTGACTACCACTTTATATGCCATCATGTGCTTTAATTAGGGTAATGTTCATCCTGTTCATGTTTCCTCTCATAATTAGTTTGTAGATATATTTAGCACTTAGACCTTTCAGTGACAAACTTCATATGGGTAATGCATTACTACATCTCTCAATTATAGTAGAATCTGTCgccattataaaaaaatatctcgATATGATCTtcttaattatttgtttaattatttatatttacttccTAATTGCATTGATTATATCCTTAATTGATTTTCTTACTTTACTATGAATATGCTAAGTTGTAAACACTTTTAAacaaaacagtttttttttttttttaattttatggtatCAACCCTGATAATGTTGTTGGCAAAGAGTAAAGATGTCAACACTAGCCTAACATTATAGTATCACttactattaattttttcagttgCTCGACTCGACCCAATGATGTTAACAAATCCATTGAAGTTAAAGAGCCAGACAGAGAGAAAATGGAACTTTTGGTTTTagcattttaaataaaatactatcTTTCGTTTCTTTGTTCTGAATTGGAAGATTTCTCAGTCTAAACCTAAACACTTGAGAAAAGCTTCTCGAGCAAGCCTGAAATAATGGCAGGGATGATAGCCCATGCTACTTGAACTTGAATCACTCTCTGTATTCTCTTCTCTAACTATTCTTTTACCTTTACTCCACACTATCTTCCCTTTAATACTCTGACTTTCTCCTACCTGCAGCCATTTTACAAACGTATTATGTTACCAATCCAATAACGTTATCATTACAGCAATTAACACCGTTAGtttctttaaaagaatttttgctcctatttttaaaatttaacactTTCGCCCTATTACTATAACTTTCTTTCTCTGGCAGTAGGGTTGGACTTAagtcgagccagctcgagctcgagctcggctcagctcggttGGAGCCTGAAatgagccgggctctgctcggctcgatcgagctcgagccgagcccgagctggctcggtatatattttttttaaattttttatacaaaacgatgtcgttttgatctatatatatatacaaaatggtgccgttttgatatgaaaaacaagCCGAACCGAAccaaaaacgagccgaactcgagacGGCCATAAAAAACCcaagccgagcccgagctggctgcgagccgagctcggctcggctcgaatccagccctatctaGCGGcgtattaattaattgaatattacatTTTGGCCATTAAAAATAATTCCCCAGCTCCTTCTCTGCCCCCACCCCTAAAAGATTCTCTTTAAAAACAcattctaaatcatcaaaaggTTTTTCACAACACGCTTTTCTTCATGCAAACTCAATAGCATCAAATCAGTTCTCTCATAATGTTATGGGTCCAAAAGCGTTTtcattatgaaaaaatataaacaaattaaataataaggGAAATCAAGATAAGGTCCACAAAGAATCTTCAATCACCCATTAATATAGAAAGCATGAAAGGATTTgacgttattttatctaatttgtaTCAGTTTCCTACGAAAATTAGCTTGTGTTTTATTGAAGTATAATAGATTTAAGCCCTTGTTTGGAAGCgcttatcaatatttttatatataaataatacatagatacacacatacatacacacacacacacacacacacacacacacacacacacacatatatatatacacacacacacacatatatatatatatacatatatatttgtttttcagAATGAAATTCATCTTGAAGAAGTGCTTCTGAAAATGGGAAAGTGcttattagattaaattttgcATTTATTCGCCCattatgacaaaaaaaatatttcatcttcAAGTTGCTTTCAGTACAGTACAGAAGCTTAATTCACCACAAACACAATCAactttaaaagtaaattttatgttttcgaAAATACAGAAAGCTATTTCAGTCAACGAAAACAGTTTCCATTTTGAGATTCAATACGGATTTAAGTTACCGTAAACTGAAATCATTCAACATTTTCTCGGCAACCAAGCAGAGAGCGAGCGTACGTACCTGAGAAGACTGGCAGCGGTGAGTGACAGTCGAGTTGAATTTAACAACCGGCTTCGCTTTGAGAGTCAAATCGGTCGATTCAGTTGACGAGGAAGAAGAGGCAGAGGAAGGAGAAGCTAAAGAAGAGTTCTTGGCGTGGCTGTTGCTGCTATTGAGATCTAAAGAGAAGATGCGGAAGCAGTAGAGGAGGACgatgaggaggaggaggatgaGTATCTGGATCCAGATGAGCCACGGAATCTTGAAGGTTTCGATGGTGAGTTCTTCGCCAAAATCGAGCATGCTGTGATATTTTGTATTTGTGTGGCGCGTTTGGGGggtgagaaagaaagaaaaaaaaatgagtggAAGGATAGGCGAGAAAATCTTTTTTGCTAGAGAGCTGGAGATGGGAGAGAGTTTTATTTAACGTTTTTGTGGTGTCGAGGAGGAGGGTGGACTCTGCAAAGCAGGATTAGTTTGAAGGGAAGTTTTTTTATTGTGGACTTTCACGCGTATATTACCGCGCGTGTAATTACTAGGTCGGCTGAGAATTGGGCGGTGCTTAAGAGGCTTATGATACGTAGGGTGTCTCTGGTCGAAACATTTTCCCTTTTATTCAAggaatattgaaaaaaataccCTTTTTTGGGTTGTTTATACAATGTATCACaccattttttcattaaaaatttataccataaaatatatataatctctAAAATACTCTTATTGTTATCCAAAGTTTAAACTCAGTTAAATCTAGgatttggatatataaaaaattagggaCTTTAATATGATAATGAAGAGTTTATAATCGAAATATAAAAGTGTTGATTGTGGCTATGATTTGATTGTGAATTTGCTCACTTGATCTGCAATAGGATAAAGTGAAGAATATGTAGGCAATATCATCTACAAGGCCATATCTCCTTGAGTCGCTTAGGCGATTTGGCCTAGAGTTACTGTTTACAGAATAGTTTTTTTCCTATCTATTAAACGCTTTTCCACTTGCCCATCTCCGATATATCAAATGCTTTGTGTTTTCTAATTACTAATATTTGTACTATTAACATCTATAACAGGTTCAGAAACCCACTAAAAtagatttgaattataaatatgacttgtatatatttcaatatttatggAGTCATGACGTCTCGCACTATACTTTACCCCGTTATTATAAGCATTGGTTTGACTACTCCCAACATATTGGCTAAGTACACAGTaaatctcatcatcatcataaaatcctggaaatttatcattatcatcatcgtcatcaCCCTTAGTGAAAAGCCTTTAATGACAAATTAATCTTAGAGAAGGGtgaatagtattattaaaaaaattaatcacaaacttatcaaaaaaaaaaaaaataatcaatctATCCACAAGcaacaatcaaataaatcaaacaaagtataAAGTAAAAAAGAAGAGTTGAGAGAATGCTATGGAGTTTTTGAGTGGTTCAGAGTTTTTCATCCCAAACTCTTACATCCACTTATTCAAACGATTGACTTGAAGTTTTCCACTTAAATCACTTTTAGATTACACTAGTTAATTCAAAACCACACCTTTTTACAATAGTAATATAAGATTTCGTCTATGTgtaattgaaaaaagaattttaagtaGTATATGTCTTTAATagactaattttattaatgtatacAAATGTTTCTCTTAAAgatttgagtttgagatttctAGAGAAAGATTGAGAGCTTGGAGATTGAAATAATGATGCTTAAATACTTTGGATATGTTCTCTAACCCTTTTGACTTTTAATCCAACTTGTTTATATAGCTTGAAGGCTTGAAAGATTCGTTGGGTTTATTTTAGTAGTCATTAACTTATGAAAATTGTGTTTTGGCCTTGAGAACATGACTGGAAAGGTGTCCTATATTTAGGGACGAACATCCTCTTATACATTTCGACTTTGGTGGCCTCAAATCAGACATCTaatggtaaaatttttaaaatgcatCACTCAAGGATTGATATCCCTTTTACTAGACAGACATCTTGCCTTGCaccttcaaaatttcaaaatacttTAAACATGAAAGGACAGGCAAGAGAACGAGTGTCCCACCATGTTAACTTTGTTGACCATCCCAAATTAGCTTTTGAATGCATTGGAGAAGGGATGTGCATCAAATGGTCGTCTTCCAAGCTTAGAGACAAAAATTCTTAAGAGCTTTAGACATACAATGACGTGTATGGAACAGACAAAGGAAACCCCATATTTTGGGATAGATGTCTCgtgtctaaaaaattaaaaacatagaATTTGCCTATCTTTcgatcataaaaattttatatcatggATTTAATTAgtgtattaaatattaattaacaattttaaacttagttttgatataattaaaacatcTATGGACTTAGGATTATAATCCTCATTCATATTGTCATCACCATGGTTACTCTTGGAAACCTTGAGGTTGTGCCTAGTCGTATGTTGGATGGTCCTCTCTTTCTTCGTTTTGAACCTTTTTGCCTTATTATTGTCTCTTCCTTTTATAAGACTCTTAGTAACATAAAGTTTTGTTGATCCATGTAAACTTTTTGCTTCTATCATCACATACTGAAGATTATCATCATCTTGAATCTTGATAAGACTCATTAATGGCTCACTAGTGATAAATGTGTGgatatttgattgatttcaatcGATTATAAGacgatattatatttttgtcacAAATCTTTTGAAATCAATACTTATGTCAATGCAAATCAGTTTCTTCTTCCTACCGACATATTTCATTACATTATCATCACTTGTATTTTATTGCTCTAAAAAACAAACCATAAATTTggttttttccatttttttcttaaaacctGCATCGTCAAACAAATATTGGATAATTGCAAGTTTTAGTGGGCACAAAAGGCAGGCAATCTctctttttcttataattt comes from Mangifera indica cultivar Alphonso unplaced genomic scaffold, CATAS_Mindica_2.1 Un_0005, whole genome shotgun sequence and encodes:
- the LOC123205441 gene encoding uncharacterized protein LOC123205441; translated protein: MLDFGEELTIETFKIPWLIWIQILILLLLIVLLYCFRIFSLDLNSSNSHAKNSSLASPSSASSSSSTESTDLTLKAKPVVKFNSTVTHRCQSSQVGESQSIKGKIVWSKGKRIVREENTESDSSSSSMGYHPCHYFRLAREAFLKCLGLD